In the Lonchura striata isolate bLonStr1 unplaced genomic scaffold, bLonStr1.mat Scaffold_127, whole genome shotgun sequence genome, one interval contains:
- the LOC144248455 gene encoding uncharacterized protein LOC144248455 yields MELEQRTKLFPHSGHPQGLPGVEVLLLLLQHLRGFSSSSIQPHPGNDKSWFGGTQGTKAAPAPPLAPSASQEEAKEEEDSGELPAVLGDAGELPSVPGDDSELPAALGDEGEHPALWEYSGEAPAAWDKDSGHLPAWDEGSGCPLVQDEDGQAPMVWDEDRGHLPLWDEDRGHPVPWEEEGELPAWEEDSEHPLAWKDDGEPAAFWEEDPEPPCAWEEDTEPPCAWEEDTEPPSAVGSWAEGSDSSTALQPEGRGEWCLVQLSTSALFLSSSTWFLSGNIVSVEEPDEKYLEVEQIGQGAFGTVSKGLDRATGGEVAIKKMSLRGQNGERAVNELLLLKDKKNPNIVNSLDSFLVGGDLWLVMEYMDGGTLQDVVRQTRMAEGEMAAVSRECLQGLDFLHANRVIHRDLKSSNILLGMAGSVKLADFGLCAQLSSEQDRRSSMVGTAHWMAPEVVTSSPYGPKVDIWSFGIVTIEMVEGEPPYFKETRAMARALIRHNGTPQLQEPRRLSALLRDFLECSLEPDEEQRWSAQELLQHPFLSSAKPLSSLTPLITAAKQLREQRRR; encoded by the exons atggagctggagcagcgcacaAAGCTCTTCCCCCACTCAGGACACCCGCAGGGCCTCCCTGGTGTGGAAGTGCTG ctcctcctcctgcagcatctccggggcttttcctcctcctccatccagccacacccagggaatgacaaatcctggtttgggggaa CACAGGgcacaaaagcagcaccagcccctcctctggctccctctgCTTCCCAAGAGGAggccaaagaggaggaagacagcGGTGAGCTCCCCGCTGTTCTGGGGGACGCTGGTGAACTTCCCTCGGTGCCGGGAGATGACAGTGAACTTCCCGCTGCTCTGGGAGACGAGGGCGAACATCCCGCGCTGTGGGAATACAGCGGCGAGGCTCCTGCGGCGTGGGACAAGGACAGTGGACATCTCCCAGCGTGGGACGAGGGCAGTGGATGTCCCCTGGTGCAGGACGAGGATGGCCAAGCCCCCATGGtgtgggatgaggacagaggacatctcccgctgtgggatgaggacagaggacatCCTGTGCCTTGGGAAGAGGAGGGTGAACTCCCAGCATGGGAAGAGGACAGTGAACATCCCCTGGCTTGGAAAGATGATGGCGAACctgcagcattttgggaagaggacccagaacctccctgtgcttgggaagaggacactgaacctccctgtgcttgggaagaggacacGGAACCTCCCTCCGCTGTGGGATCCTGGGCTGAAggttctgacagcagcacagccctgcagccagaggggagaggggagtggtgcctggtgcagctgagtacgtctgctctgttcctgt CCTCTTCCACgtggtttctttcagggaacATCGTGAGCGTGGAGGAGCCAGACGAGAAATACCTGGAAGTGGAGCAGATTGGCCAAGG GGCTTTCGGAACCGTTTCCAAAGGACTCGACCGGGCCACTGGAGGAGAG gtggccataaagaaaatgagtctCAGAGGGCAGAACGGGGAACGCGCTGTGaatgagctcctgctcctgaaggacaagaagaacCCCAACATTGTCAACTCTTTGGACAG CTTCCTTGTTGGCGGAGAtctctggctggtgatggaatACATGGATGGAGGAACTTTGCAGGACGTTGTGAGACAGACACGCATGGCTGAAGGAGAGATGGCAGCTGTCAGTCGGGAG tgcctgcagggcctggatttCCTCCATGCGAACCGGGTGATCCACAGAGATCTGAAGAGCTCCAACATCCTCCTGGGCATGgccggctctgtcaagctgg ctgattttggcctctgtgctcagctcagctctgagcaggaccGGCGCAGCTCCATGGTGGGCACTGCTCACTGGATGGCCCCAGAAGTTGTGACCAGTTCTCCTTATGGCCCCAAGGTGGACATCTGGTCCTTTGGCATTGTGACCATCGAGATGGTGGAGGGAGAACCTCCTTACTTCAAGGAAACGAGGGCCATG gctcgcGCTCTGATCCGGCACAACGGGACCccgcagctgcaggagccccggCGCCTGTCGGCTCTGCTGCGGGACTTCCTCGAGTGCAGCCTGGAGCCGGACGAGGAGCAGCGCTGGtctgctcaggagctgctgcag CACCCGTTTTTATCATCAGCCaagcctctctccagcctgaccCCTCTGATCACCGCAGCAAAGCAACTGAGGGAGCAGCGGAGGAGATGA